Proteins from a single region of Oryza brachyantha chromosome 6, ObraRS2, whole genome shotgun sequence:
- the LOC102706205 gene encoding uncharacterized protein LOC102706205 isoform X1: protein MASASASASSASPRTARQLADALTAHLSLYHAASPPPPAPPPRAAILRWLASLSPSCRAAAATSLLSPAAAGALLSMLRRLRLRGHSSFFVLHPSSSSAAAEPPAVLSRLSRGLLARAAEASRGHGLVFDHLLLFPSSPASSRLDAITVAEALLGDLDAFVAAMDEISGGKFLCCGDGEVDLTALAAEEFPELPWLQAKGYYVVEEFVGNWVEIALRMSWAAAAAGGGGGGAGRKAVRVGKGVKEKAGLAANAFWRGKGYVDWWMRLEPRVRARIMGAFFGKGTTALANEIIEGTDIAPSDKFSFCLGEPGSFVAETSYESTRQSFFRRNRPCCLDVPSILSCKKNPIFVKELQRLMLVQEIVYMKSNISNHSGDAIFFTTLMSAGTVAEHIFMKLRGILMVVSTESINLELIGDRAPKAAKKKDVEKINGGSRKGKKKSSSSKKLTTSSKQIKDIGCSSSDSHDPKVLQNQQSPSVVGTAIEHVTEDNPFKEIASTPKVEQTVGLGDCKNQCNNKKRNKRKGKTKLSNLMRVENPGSVTLKSDSPHVAKEATEAPNKPVEVPQVSTVSCCDSSIALNGANAKGIGNAKLEDTFNSPRVSSLLTTECSQSVNASDGFSINEQVIPHTSQTESTPQQSPCLPPRSDTVDCNSVVATEKIFPPVIPANMFHGAISDNGAVMKNGGGEYYVYNRNTLGGTSYEWPNVTPPHLVSPEMQQRPATTDRLHLDVGYRWPTQFEQPFLPANHQMRNPPVEAGCNQVLSSLAVPLSFDWPPVFRGYGKLSQNNALSYDPLYTPQMQSSAWSGFHAPLIQRGSVCSEKDRKYFGDSDARNKSDVGDDTESYWFSEEESDGRAHSGRDINQYFGGGVMYWSPAEHAGTGFSRPPSLSSDDSAWAWHEADVSQVVDDIPLGIPCTYNANGVSSPPSTSICSQSESPDPLPQSVGHSMTANGMNSESLQSPSVMQDSPEDKTISVSKSVSSGSEVIKGDTLPYAMLRPIIVPISRRPSRSEFKGGHDHRSPCVPSNRRDIPLVRRPPSPVVLSVPRVPRPPPPSPVGESRKRGFPIVRSGSSSPRHWGMRSLFTEDKILNRAQFCLDGPEVVWPSWGNKGSSAGTMGQSIEDTVLQDHLVKISQLSRDQHPDVALPLQPPDMLNCSSNKGSLSLMHNALHEEIDQFCKQVSAGNLVRKPYINWAVKRVTRCLQVLWPRSRTNLFGSNATGLALPTSDVDLVISLPPVRNLEPIKEAGILEGRNGIKETCLQHAARCLANQDWVRTDSLKTVENTAIPVIMLVAQVPCDTNLSSEYSSVLDSSPDQLSINVLGDQGSPPRSDNSSSEGSSMPLCSRANKDDGNVVQSIRLDISFKSPSHTGLQTTELVRELTQQFPAAVPLALILKKFLADRSLDHPYSGGLSSYCLVLLIVRFLQHEHHLGRPINQNLGSLLMDFLYFFGNVFDPRHMRISIQGSGIYLNRERGHSIDPIHIDDPLCPANNVGRNCFRIHQCIKAFADAFTVLENELLQFSAESDTPASSFNLLKKIMPSIDSDEL from the exons ctcctctctccggcggcggcgggggcgctgcTCTCCatgctccgccgcctccgcctccgcggccaCTCATCCTTCTTCGTGCTGCATCCCTCATCCAGCTCCGCGGCGGCCGAGCCGCCCGCCGTGCTCTCGCGGCTCTCGCGGGGcctcctcgcccgcgccgcggaggCCTCCCGCGGGCACGGGCTCGTCTtcgaccacctcctcctcttcccttcCTCCCCTGCGTCGTCGCGCCTCGACGCGATCACGGTCGCGGAGGCCCTCCTCGGCGACCTCGATGCCTTCGTCGCGGCCATGGACGAGATCTCGGGCGGGAAGTTCCTGTGCTGTGGTGACGGGGAGGTGGACCTGACCGCATTGGCAGCCGAAGAATTCCCGGAGCTGCCCTGGCTGCAGGCCAAGGGGTACTACGTGGTCGAGGAGTTCGTGGGCAATTGGGTGGAGATCGCGCTGCGGATgtcgtgggcggcggcggcggctgggggaggaggtggaggtgcgGGCAGGAAGGCGGTGAGGGTTGGGAAGGGCGTCAAGGAGAAAGCTGGGTTGGCAGCAAATGCGTtctggagggggaaggggTATGTGGATTGGTGGATGAGGCTGGAGCCGAGGGTGAGAGCAAGGATCATGGGGGCATTCTTTGGGAAAGGCACAACAGCACTG GCTAATGAGATCATTGAAGGAACAGATATTGCTCCTAGCGACAAATTCAGTTTCTGCTTAGGTGAACCAGGGTCATTTGTTGCAGAGACTTCTTATGAAAGCACACGGCAGTCATTTTTCAGAAGGAATCGACCTTGTTGCCTTGATGTTCCAAGCATTCTGTCTTGTAAGAAGAATCCCATTTTCGTGAAAGAATTGCAAAGGTTGATGCTGGTTCAGGAGATAGTGTACATGAAGAGCAATATTTCTAACCATAGTGGTGATGCAATCTTTTTCACTACATTAATGTCAGCTGGTACTGTTGCTGAACATATATTCATGAAATTACGAGGAATTCTCATGGTGGTGTCGACGGAAAGTATAAACCTTGAACTCATTGGGGATAGAGCACCAAAAGCTGCCAAAAAGAAAGATGTTGAAAAGATCAATGGTGGTTctagaaaaggaaagaagaagtCCAGTAGCTCAAAAAAGCTAACAACATCTTCTAAGCAAATCAAG GACATCGGATGCAGTAGCTCAGATAGTCATGATCCCAAGGTTTTGCAAAATCAACAGAGTCCATCAGTTGTGGGCACTGCTATTGAACATGTAACTGAAGATAATCCTTTCAAGGAAATTGCATCAACACCAAAGGTG GAGCAAACTGTTGGGTTGGGTGACTGCAAGAACCAGTGTAACaacaaaaagagaaataagcgtaaaggaaaaacaaagctCTCTAATCTGATGAGAGTTGAGAACCCTGGATCTGTCACATTAAAGTCAGATTCTCCTCATGTTGCTAAAGAAGCTACAGAAGCTCCAAATAAACCTGTGGAAGTACCACAAGTCTCAACAGTGAGTTGCTGTGACTCCTCCATTGCACTTAATGGGGCTAATGCAAAAGGCATTGGAAACGCAAAACTGGAAGACACCTTCAACTCTCCCAGAGTCAGTTCATTGTTAACTACAGAATGTTCTCAGAGTGTGAATGCATCTGATGGCTTTAGCATAAACGAGCAGGTCATACCACACACTAGCCAAACTGAATCTACACCCCAACAATCGCCTTGTTTACCTCCCAGAAGTGATACTGTGGATTGTAACTCTGTAGTGGcaactgaaaaaatatttccacctgTTATTCCTGCTAATATGTTTCACGGTGCTATAAGCGACAATGGCGCGGTAATGAAAAATGGCGGAGGTGAATATTATGTCTACAACAGAAATACACTGGGTGGAACATCATATGAGTGGCCTAATGTAACACCACCTCATCTTGTTTCTCCAGAAATGCAACAGCGCCCTGCTACAACAGATAGGTTGCATCTTGATGTTGGTTACAGATGGCCAACTCAATTTGAACAGCCTTTCCTTCCTGCCAATCATCAGATGAGAAATCCGCCAGTTGAAGCTGGATGCAATCAAGTGCTGTCCTCTCTGGCAGTGCCCTTAAGTTTTGATTGGCCTCCTGTTTTCAGAGGTTACGGTAAACTGAGTCAAAACAATGCATTAAGCTATGATCCATTATATACCCCACAGATGCAATCTTCTGCTTGGTCAGGGTTTCATGCTCCACTAATTCAAAGAGGCAGTGTTTGCAGTGAGAAAGATAGGAAATATTTTGGTGACAGTGATGCAAGAAACAAATCAGATGTTGGGGATGATACTGAAAGCTACTGGTTTTCTGAAGAAGAATCTGATGGCCGTGCACATTCTGGAAGAGATATTAATCAATATTTTGGGGGAGGAGTTATGTATTGGAGTCCTGCAGAGCATGCTGGAACAGGTTTCTCTAGGCCACCATCTCTTAGCTCAGATGACAGTGCATGGGCTTGGCATGAGGCAGATGTTAGTCAAGTTGTTGATGACATACCTCTTGGGATTCCTTGTACATACAATGCAAATGGTGTATCATCACCGCCTTCCACTTCAATATGTTCCCAAAGCGAATCTCCAGATCCTCTCCCTCAGTCTGTTGGCCACTCAATGACAGCAAATGGCATGAACAGTGAATCCTTGCAGTCTCCATCTGTCATGCAAGACAGTCCAGAGGATAAAACTATTTCAGTTTCAAAGAGTGTATCTAGTGGCAGTGAAGTAATAAAGGGAGATACATTGCCATATGCAATGCTGCGACCAATAATTGTTCCAATATCACGAAGACCATCAAGATCTGAATTTAAGGGTGGTCATGATCACAGGAGCCCATGTGTGCCTTCAAACAGGAGGGATATCCCTCTTGTACGGAGGCCTCCATCACCAGTAGTACTTAGTGTTCCTCGAGTTCCTCGGCCACCGCCTCCTTCTCCTGTGGGAGAGTCACGGAAACGGGGATTCCCAATTGTTAGATCTGGCAGCTCAAGCCCAAGACATTGGGGGATGAGAAGTTTGTTTACCGaggacaaaattttaaacagaGCTCAGTTTTGCTTGGATGGTCCTGAAGTCGTATGGCCTTCATGGGGAAATAAAGGAAGTTCTGCTGGTACAATGGGGCAATCAATTGAGGATACTGTCTTGCAGGATCACCTTGTTAAGATTTCACAGCTTTCTCGTGATCAACAT CCAGATGTTGCGTTGCCTCTGCAACCACCAGATATGTTAAATTGTTCATCTAACAAGGGATCCCTCTCTTTGATGCACAATGCACTACATGAAGAGATAGATCAATTCTGTAAGCAG GTTTCTGCCGGGAATCTGGTAAGGAAGCCCTATATAAATTGGGCTGTCAAAAGGGTCACACGGTGTTTGCAAGTTCTCTGGCCTCGTTCCCGTACAAATCTATTTGGCTCAAATGCCACTGGTTTGGCTCTTCCAACAAGTGATGTAGATCTTGTAATTTCTCTTCCACCAGTTCGAAATTTG GAACCTATAAAAGAAGCTGGGATTTTGGAAGGCAGGAATGGCATCAAGGAAACGTGTCTCCAG catgCAGCAAGGTGTCTTGCAAACCAGGACTGGGTTAGGACTGATTCCCTCAAAACAGTTGAAAACACAGCG ATACCTGTGATCATGCTTGTAGCTCAAGTGCCTTGTGACACAAATTTATCCAGTGAGTATTCTTCTGTTCTGGATAGCTCACCAGATCAATTATCCATCAATGTGCTTGGAGATCAAGGGAGCCCTCCTCGTTCTGACAATTCTAGTTCAGAAGGTAGCAGCATGCCTTTGTGTTCAAGAGCAAACAAGGATGACGGCAATGTTGTGCAGTCAATTCGTCTTGATATAAGTTTCAAATCTCCATCCCACACAGGACTCCAGACGACTGAGTTg GTCCGTGAATTAACTCAGCAGTTTCCTGCTGCCGTGCCTCTTGCCTTAATACTGAAAAAGTTTTTGGCTGACCGGAGTTTGGATCACCCATATTCTGGTGGTCTAAGTTCTTACTGTTTG GTGCTATTAATTGTTCGTTTTCTTCAGCATGAGCATCATCTTGGTCGGCCCATTAACCAG AATCTGGGAAGCCTTTTGATGGATTTCCTATACTTTTTTGG GAATGTATTTGATCCACGTCATATGCGTATCTCCATCCAAGGAAGTGGCATTTATTTGAACCGAGAAAGAGGTCACAG TATTGATCCAATCCACATTGATGATCCTCTTTGCCCTGCTAATAATGTTGGCAGGAACTGTTTCCGCATTCACCAATGTATCAAG GCTTTTGCCGATGCTTTTACTGTTCTAGAAAATGAGCTTCTGCAGTTCAGTGCAGAAAGTGACACACCTGCGTCATCATTCAACctactgaaaaaaataatgccaAGTATTGATTCTGATGAGCTATAG